Within Actinomycetota bacterium, the genomic segment TCGGCCGACGCGTACCGGTGCTCGGGGTCGCGAGCGAGGGCGCGGAGCGCGACCTGTGCGATCGGCTCGGGGATGCCGGGCCGGCGCTCTTGAAGGGCGATGGGATCCTCGGTCAGTCGCTGCATCGCGACGGCCAGCGGGGTCTCGGCCTCGAAGGGCTTGTGGCCCGTCAGCATCTCGTAGAGGATCGCGCCGACCGCGTACAGATCGGAGGACGGCGAGGCAGGCTTGCCGCTCACCTGCTCCGGCGAGAGATAGTGCGCCGTACCGACTACCATCCCCGTTTCCGTAAGCGTCTCATGCCCGGCAGCGCGCGCGATGCCGAAGTCGGTGACCTTGACCTCGCCGGTTGGAGTGAGCATGACGTTGCCGGGTTTCACGTCGCGGTGCACGATCCCGGCTTCATGGGCGACGGAAAGCGCGGCGAGCAGCGCCGACGCAGTCCGAACCGCGTCGACTTCAGTGAGTGGCCCGTCGCGCTCGATCCGCTCCGCAAGCGTCTCCCCTTGGACGAACTCCATCACGATGCCGGGACGGCCCTCGTCCTGGACGTAGTCGTAGACGTTTGCCATGTTCGGGTGGGACAAGCCTGCGGCCGTGAGGGCCTCCCGTCGGAAACGCTCCGCAACGATCGGGTCCTCCGCGAGAGATTCACGCAAGAGCTTGACTGCGACCGTTCGTTCGAGGAGCAGATCGGAGGTGCGCCACACCTCGCCCATGCCGCCCACGGCCACCTTTTCCTCCAGCCGATAGCGGTCGGCGAGCACGATCGCTGCGTTCGCCTGCCCCTTGGGTTTGCGCGCCTGCGTCATCGACCCTCCTGCACCGCTTCGATGAGCGCCTTCGCGATCGGCCCGGCCACGCGGCCGCCGGTTGCGTCGCCCCCGGCGTCGCCGCCGTTCTCGACGACAACGGCGACGGCGATCCCCGGACCGAACGCGATGAACCACACGTGCGGGTTCTCGCCCTCGACGCCGGTCTGAGCGGTTCCGGTCTTGCCGCCCATCTCGCCGCGGAGGCTCGGGATGGCCGCCGGCCGGCCGGTGCCGTTGTCGACGACGTCGATCATCAAGTCCCGCAACGTCGCGGCCGTTTGCCGGGAGAAGATCGGCCCGTCCGGCTCCGGCGAGACCGTATGGACCACCTTGCCCGTGAAGTCCTGGATCTCGCGGACGACGTGCGGTCGCACCAGCATCCCGCCGTTGCTGGCCGCGGCGGCCACGAGTGCCATCTGCAGCGGCGTTACACGGACGCTGAACTGGCCGATCGAGGAGAACGCCGTCTGGGGGTCGTCCAGCGTAGGCTCAGCGCAGCCGCCGCCGGGCTCGGCCACGAGGCAACTCGACGCGGCCGGCAGGTCGAAGCCGACCGGGGACGCTCCGAAGCCGAAGCCGCGCGTCATCTCCTCGATCTTCTCCGGGCCGAGCTCCATGCCGATCTGCGCGAACGTTGTGTTGCACGAGACACGCAGCGCCTGTGCCATCGAGATGCGCCCGCCGCCCGCGCACGCGCCGCCGCTGAAGTTCCTGAGCGTGCGATCGGTGAGCGGCAGGTCGAGCACCCGGGGGTTGGGATAGGTCTTCGTCTTGGGGATGCCGTCCTCGAGCGCCGCCGCCGTCATGATCACTTTGAACGTCGAGCCCGGCGGATAGCGTTCCTGCGTCGCGCGGAACACCAACGGTTTCGCTGGGCTCGCGTTGAACTTGTCCCACGAGGAGCGCACGCCGTTCAGGTCGTGCGAGGAGAGCGGGTTGGGGTCGAACGTCGGGTTCGCGTACAGCGCCAGCACCTCACCGTTCTCGGGGTTGATCGCCGCGACCGCGCCGCGTTGTCCTTTGAGCGCCTTCGCCGCCAGCGCCTGCAGATCCGGGTCGATCGTCAGGAGCAATGTGTGGCCCTTCCGGGCACGACCGAGGATGTCGTCGACGATGTTCTCCCATCGGTCCTCGGGTCCGGCGCCGATCAGGAAGTCGTTGTAGGTCCGCTCGAGCCCCGCTCCCCCGAAGACGATCGAGTAGTAGCCGGTGATGTGGCCCCACAGCCCCTTGCCGGGGTATTCACGCAGATACTTGAGGTTGTCGTTGGTGAGCTTCGATCGGGCGAGGATCGTTTCGCCGGCGACGATCGATCCGCGCTCGATCGAGTACTCCTTGACGAGCAGCCGGCGGTTCGAGGGATGCTCGGCGAAGCGCTCGGCTTCGACGACCTGCACGTAGGTGAGCTGAACGATGAGCGCGGCGAACGCGACGCCGAGCATCAGCGCGATCCGGCGAACCGTCCGGTTCACGCGCGCGCCTCCGATTCCGAGAGGCGCAGCAGCAGCGCGATCAGAATGAAGTTGGCCAGCAAGCTCGAGCCCCCGTACGAGACGAACGGCAAGGTGATGCCGGTGAGCGGGATCAGCCGCGTCACACCGCCGATGATGAGGAAGGTCTGCAGCCCGATGATCACGGTGAGCCCAGTAGCGAGCAGTGTTCCGAACGGATCACGCGCTCGAAGCGCGATGTGGAGCCCGCGCGCGACGAGGAGCGCGAAGAGGGTCAAGATGGCGAGGGCGCCGACGAAGCCGAGCTCCTCGCCGATGGCGGAGAAGATGAAGTCGGTCTCAACGCCGCGTTGGATGAAGTCGGGACGTCCCCGTCCGAGCCCCTGACCGCCCAGGCCGCCGGTCCCGAGCGCGAACAGCGATTGCGCGATCTGGAACCCCGAACCGTCGATCCGGCTCCATGGATCGAGCCATGCGGCGACGCGGCTCTGTACGTGCGAGAACGCCTGGTACGCGAAGATGGTTCCGCCGGCGAACAGGCTCAGCCCGGTGACCACGTATGCCGCCCGCGCGGTGGCCGCGTAGAGCATCACGATGAAGAGCGCGAAGAAGAGCATCGAGGAGCCCAGGTCGCGCTGGAACACCATGACGGCGAGCGAGATCGCCCACGCCGCGACGACCGGACCGAAGTGGCGCGGCGCCGGGATCATCCATGGCCCGACGCGTGCCGTGGCGGCGGTGAGAACTTCGCGCTTGCTTGCGAGGTAGCCGGCGAGGAACGCCGCCAGCATCAGTTTGGCGAGCTCGGCGGGCTGGAAGTTGAGGCCGCCGACGCGCACCCACAAACGTGCCCCGGACACCGTGCGGCCGATTCCCGGGGCCAGCGGCAGCAGGAGCAGCGCGAGGCCGGCGACCATGAACGAGTACCGGAACGCCTCGATGCGGCGGTGGTCGCGCACGCCGACGAGCGTCAAGCAGAACGCGGCGAGCCCGACCGCGATCCACGCGAGCTGCGGGCCGGCCAGATCCGCGTTCAGGCGACGCACCATGACGTAGCCGAGGCCCGAGAGTACGAGCGCGATCGGCAGCGGCAAGGGGTCGGCGTTGGGCGCGAAACGACGGATCACGAAATGCGCGGCCAGCGCCATGCCCGCGAACGCGGCGATGAAGGAGAGGAACGACGACGGGATCGTGTCCGAGCCGGCGAACTGCACGAGCAGATACGCCCCGCCGGTGAGGACGATTGCGAGGATGACGAGCCCGAGCTCGGCGTTGCGTCTGCTCATGTCTTGGTTGGGGTTGGGGTCGGCGAAGGTATGGCTCCCGCGGTCGTGGTTATCCGCGCCGCGATGTCGCGCGCTTCTTGGAGGCTGTCCGCGGGGATCCCTTCCGCGAGTCGCGACCGCCACACCTCGGACACATCGGCGACCGGCTTGGTCGTGAGTTCCTCGACGTGGTTCAGCTCGACGCCGGCGAATTCGGTGGGCAGCCCGCGATAGATCGCGACGACGCCTTCCGATACGCCGACGAAGTAGGAGCGGTCCACCCAGGAGCGGACGCCGAGCCAGGCGCCGAGGCCCGCGGTGATGACCACCAGTATCCAGATCACCGCGCGCACCGGGAAGCGCCGGCCGCGGCTCCGCGGGACCACCGGCGGCGGAATCTCGCGGCGCGCTGCCGGCGGCGCCCGTCCGTCCGCGCGGGCCGCGGGCACACCGGTCACCTCGACCACGACGACGGTGATGTTGTCCGGACCGCCGCGCTGATTCGCCGCTTCGATAAGCCGCCTGCAGGTCTCCTTGAGGTCCTTCGAGTCTTGAACCGTCGCGAGGATCTGATCCTCGCCGATCACCGACGACAGGCCGTCCGAGCAGAGCACGAGCCGGTCTCCGATCTGCAGCTGGATCTCGAGCGTGTCCACGTCGACCTCGGGCTCCGCGCCGAGCGCGCGCGTCAGGATCGAGCGCTGGGGGTGGGTCTCGGCCTGCTCGGGCGTCAGCTTTCCTTCCGCGACCATGCGGGCGACGAGCGTGTGGTCGTTCGAAAGTTGGGTCATCTCGCCACCACGGATGAGGTAGCAGCGCGAGTCGCCGACGTGCGCGAGATGCGCGGACCCGTTCGAGATCGCGACCGCCGTGAGGGTGGTTCCCATACCGCGAACCTTCGCGTCGTCCTGTGCCCGTTGATAGACGGCACGATTGGCGGCGTCGACCGCCGTGCTCAAAGCGTCGGCGACGCGATCTATCGGCGTGGCTTCGACCGTCCGGTCGAACGCTGCGAGGGGTTCCACCGCGAGACGGCTGGCCACGTCGCCGGCGTTGTGCCCGCCCAGCCCGTCCGCGACGGCGAAGACGTACTCGCCGGCGATGTAGGAGTCCTCGTTGCGCTCGCGCGCGCGGCCGACGTCGGTCAGCGCCGCCCACTCGATCGATCGTCCCGTCATCGGCGAAGCTCCAGAGTGGTCTTGCCGATGCGGATCTCGTCACCCGGACCGACCTCGGACGGCGCGGTCACCTTCGCGCGGTTGAGGTAGGTGCCGTTGGTCGAGCCGAGATCCTCGACGAACCAGCTTCCGTCCTTCGGGAAGACACGGGCGTGCATCTGTGAGGCGTAGGTGTCGGCCAGGACGACCTGGCACCCGTCGGCGCGGCCGATCGATATCGGCTCCGCCGCGAGCGGGTAGGTTCGCGCCGCGCCTTCCGCTTCGGTGACGACGAGACTCTTCGGCTGGCCGCGGCGCTTGCGCGGGGGAGCCGGCGTCGACTGCTGCGCTCTCGCCTTC encodes:
- the pknB gene encoding Stk1 family PASTA domain-containing Ser/Thr kinase, with the translated sequence MTQARKPKGQANAAIVLADRYRLEEKVAVGGMGEVWRTSDLLLERTVAVKLLRESLAEDPIVAERFRREALTAAGLSHPNMANVYDYVQDEGRPGIVMEFVQGETLAERIERDGPLTEVDAVRTASALLAALSVAHEAGIVHRDVKPGNVMLTPTGEVKVTDFGIARAAGHETLTETGMVVGTAHYLSPEQVSGKPASPSSDLYAVGAILYEMLTGHKPFEAETPLAVAMQRLTEDPIALQERRPGIPEPIAQVALRALARDPEHRYASADGMRSALEAALSSTQSATQPHRMDPTPTMVLPAIDDPHAPTIALRAQTATPPAAAGSPLTPITGSSPAAAVSKRRLGDYRRGLLWAVLLAVAVSGIALLVLASRDPGPVTVPDFTGRNITQAKALADELGLNVVEKPQASAKPEGDVLSQSIPADVHVASGVTVTLVTSNGVPPCCKVPNLDGLSQSQAAAKLKDAGLVLGDVGSLTTSDDDPGTVISQTPGAGVTKPPGTEVDIVIAKEPEGRGKGKGKGNGN
- a CDS encoding penicillin-binding transpeptidase domain-containing protein, translating into MNRTVRRIALMLGVAFAALIVQLTYVQVVEAERFAEHPSNRRLLVKEYSIERGSIVAGETILARSKLTNDNLKYLREYPGKGLWGHITGYYSIVFGGAGLERTYNDFLIGAGPEDRWENIVDDILGRARKGHTLLLTIDPDLQALAAKALKGQRGAVAAINPENGEVLALYANPTFDPNPLSSHDLNGVRSSWDKFNASPAKPLVFRATQERYPPGSTFKVIMTAAALEDGIPKTKTYPNPRVLDLPLTDRTLRNFSGGACAGGGRISMAQALRVSCNTTFAQIGMELGPEKIEEMTRGFGFGASPVGFDLPAASSCLVAEPGGGCAEPTLDDPQTAFSSIGQFSVRVTPLQMALVAAAASNGGMLVRPHVVREIQDFTGKVVHTVSPEPDGPIFSRQTAATLRDLMIDVVDNGTGRPAAIPSLRGEMGGKTGTAQTGVEGENPHVWFIAFGPGIAVAVVVENGGDAGGDATGGRVAGPIAKALIEAVQEGR
- a CDS encoding FtsW/RodA/SpoVE family cell cycle protein, with amino-acid sequence MSRRNAELGLVILAIVLTGGAYLLVQFAGSDTIPSSFLSFIAAFAGMALAAHFVIRRFAPNADPLPLPIALVLSGLGYVMVRRLNADLAGPQLAWIAVGLAAFCLTLVGVRDHRRIEAFRYSFMVAGLALLLLPLAPGIGRTVSGARLWVRVGGLNFQPAELAKLMLAAFLAGYLASKREVLTAATARVGPWMIPAPRHFGPVVAAWAISLAVMVFQRDLGSSMLFFALFIVMLYAATARAAYVVTGLSLFAGGTIFAYQAFSHVQSRVAAWLDPWSRIDGSGFQIAQSLFALGTGGLGGQGLGRGRPDFIQRGVETDFIFSAIGEELGFVGALAILTLFALLVARGLHIALRARDPFGTLLATGLTVIIGLQTFLIIGGVTRLIPLTGITLPFVSYGGSSLLANFILIALLLRLSESEARA
- a CDS encoding Stp1/IreP family PP2C-type Ser/Thr phosphatase; the protein is MTGRSIEWAALTDVGRARERNEDSYIAGEYVFAVADGLGGHNAGDVASRLAVEPLAAFDRTVEATPIDRVADALSTAVDAANRAVYQRAQDDAKVRGMGTTLTAVAISNGSAHLAHVGDSRCYLIRGGEMTQLSNDHTLVARMVAEGKLTPEQAETHPQRSILTRALGAEPEVDVDTLEIQLQIGDRLVLCSDGLSSVIGEDQILATVQDSKDLKETCRRLIEAANQRGGPDNITVVVVEVTGVPAARADGRAPPAARREIPPPVVPRSRGRRFPVRAVIWILVVITAGLGAWLGVRSWVDRSYFVGVSEGVVAIYRGLPTEFAGVELNHVEELTTKPVADVSEVWRSRLAEGIPADSLQEARDIAARITTTAGAIPSPTPTPTKT
- a CDS encoding FHA domain-containing protein, producing the protein MPPLVLTILKVVFLALLYLFIARAVRVIYLDLVGPRVPKARAQQSTPAPPRKRRGQPKSLVVTEAEGAARTYPLAAEPISIGRADGCQVVLADTYASQMHARVFPKDGSWFVEDLGSTNGTYLNRAKVTAPSEVGPGDEIRIGKTTLELRR